Proteins encoded by one window of Lycium barbarum isolate Lr01 chromosome 11, ASM1917538v2, whole genome shotgun sequence:
- the LOC132617772 gene encoding uncharacterized protein LOC132617772 isoform X2: MEIKIYGLDEEQHEWIAVHTLGDRILFAGDDCCFSVSSLDFGNQCRGNCVNYSNGGIIVDILGELPPKFYDYDFEDDMYCGCCSINDDDDVYGPIPVDVGVKLSSNDGKIDKNDLGSKSSGGLSEKLKLRYKGLQGHNTGVFTIQDCKLGSLLSHREYGDIFWPPPSWLNSESSLDAHKKDAFTSR; encoded by the exons ATGGAAATTAAAATATACGGGCTTGATGAAGAACAACATGAGTGGATTGCAGTGCATACATTGGGTGATCGAATTTTATTTGCTGGTGATGACTGTTGTTTCTCTGTTTCTTCACTAGATTTTGGCAATCAATGCAGAGGAAACTGCGTTAACTATTCAAATGGAGGTATAATTGTGGACATCTTGGGGGAGTTACCACCAAAGTTCTATGACTACGACTTTGAAGATGATATGTACTGTGGTTGTTGTAgtattaatgatgatgatgatgtttatggTCCAATTCCTGTTGATGTTGGTGTTAAACTTAGCAGCAATGATGGCAAGATTGACAAGAATGACCTTGGTAGCAAATCATCTGGTGGTCTTAGTGAGAAACTGAAACTTAGATATAAAGGATTACAGGGTCATAACACCGGTGTCTTTACCATACAAGACTGTAAGCTTGGGTCATTGTTATCGCACCGTGAATATGGAGATATTTTCTGGCCACCACCATCTTGGCTTAATTCTGAGTCGTCTTTAGACGCGCACAA GAAAGATGCGTTCACTAGCAGGTAA
- the LOC132617772 gene encoding uncharacterized protein LOC132617772 isoform X3, protein MEIKIYGLDEEQHEWIAVHTLGDRILFAGDDCCFSVSSLDFGNQCRGNCVNYSNGGIIVDILGELPPKFYDYDFEDDMYCGCCSINDDDDVYGPIPVDVGVKLSSNDGKIDKNDLGSKSSGGLSEKLKLRYKGLQGHNTGVFTIQDCKLGSLLSHREYGDIFWPPPSWLNSESSLDAHNQELVSS, encoded by the exons ATGGAAATTAAAATATACGGGCTTGATGAAGAACAACATGAGTGGATTGCAGTGCATACATTGGGTGATCGAATTTTATTTGCTGGTGATGACTGTTGTTTCTCTGTTTCTTCACTAGATTTTGGCAATCAATGCAGAGGAAACTGCGTTAACTATTCAAATGGAGGTATAATTGTGGACATCTTGGGGGAGTTACCACCAAAGTTCTATGACTACGACTTTGAAGATGATATGTACTGTGGTTGTTGTAgtattaatgatgatgatgatgtttatggTCCAATTCCTGTTGATGTTGGTGTTAAACTTAGCAGCAATGATGGCAAGATTGACAAGAATGACCTTGGTAGCAAATCATCTGGTGGTCTTAGTGAGAAACTGAAACTTAGATATAAAGGATTACAGGGTCATAACACCGGTGTCTTTACCATACAAGACTGTAAGCTTGGGTCATTGTTATCGCACCGTGAATATGGAGATATTTTCTGGCCACCACCATCTTGGCTTAATTCTGAGTCGTCTTTAGACGCGCACAA CCAGGAACTCGTGAGCAGCTGA
- the LOC132617772 gene encoding uncharacterized protein LOC132617772 isoform X1: MEIKIYGLDEEQHEWIAVHTLGDRILFAGDDCCFSVSSLDFGNQCRGNCVNYSNGGIIVDILGELPPKFYDYDFEDDMYCGCCSINDDDDVYGPIPVDVGVKLSSNDGKIDKNDLGSKSSGGLSEKLKLRYKGLQGHNTGVFTIQDCKLGSLLSHREYGDIFWPPPSWLNSESSLDAHNDNSDVAPCCMETTSANQPTCSHE; this comes from the exons ATGGAAATTAAAATATACGGGCTTGATGAAGAACAACATGAGTGGATTGCAGTGCATACATTGGGTGATCGAATTTTATTTGCTGGTGATGACTGTTGTTTCTCTGTTTCTTCACTAGATTTTGGCAATCAATGCAGAGGAAACTGCGTTAACTATTCAAATGGAGGTATAATTGTGGACATCTTGGGGGAGTTACCACCAAAGTTCTATGACTACGACTTTGAAGATGATATGTACTGTGGTTGTTGTAgtattaatgatgatgatgatgtttatggTCCAATTCCTGTTGATGTTGGTGTTAAACTTAGCAGCAATGATGGCAAGATTGACAAGAATGACCTTGGTAGCAAATCATCTGGTGGTCTTAGTGAGAAACTGAAACTTAGATATAAAGGATTACAGGGTCATAACACCGGTGTCTTTACCATACAAGACTGTAAGCTTGGGTCATTGTTATCGCACCGTGAATATGGAGATATTTTCTGGCCACCACCATCTTGGCTTAATTCTGAGTCGTCTTTAGACGCGCACAA TGATAATAGCGATGTCGCACCTTGCTGCATGGAGACCACAAGTGCCAATCAGCCTACATGTTCACATGAATAA